One Pseudomonas sp. FP1742 genomic window carries:
- a CDS encoding TolC family outer membrane protein: MFGCMNKLSLLAATLALLTCNSAMAMGPFDIYEQALRNDPVFLGAIKERDAGLENRAIGRAGLLPRLGYNYNKGRNSSKVTQLNDRGNSQSEDRNYSSYGSTLTLQQPLLDYEAYAAYRKGVAQSLFADENFRGKSQELLVRVLENYTKALFAQDQIDIARAKKKAFEEQFQQNEQMFRQGEGTRTDILEAESRYELATAEEIEARDEQDAALRELGALIGVPAIDIGDLTPLDQNFQTFTLQPANYDTWHEMAVANNPNLASQRQAVEVARYEVERNRAGHLPKVSAYASMRQNESESGNTYNQRYDTNTIGIEVNVPLYAGGGVSASTRQASRTMEQAEYELDGKTRETLIQLRRQFSACLSGVNKLRAYQKALTSAEALVVSTKQSILGGERVNLDALNAEQQLFTTRRDLAQARYDYLMAWTKLHYYAGTLNEQDLAKVDEAFGQGPAMKKP; this comes from the coding sequence ATGTTCGGTTGTATGAATAAGCTTTCCCTGCTCGCAGCGACCCTGGCGTTGCTGACGTGCAACAGTGCGATGGCCATGGGGCCGTTCGACATCTATGAGCAAGCGTTACGTAATGATCCAGTGTTCCTCGGTGCCATCAAAGAGCGCGATGCCGGCCTTGAAAACCGCGCCATCGGCCGCGCCGGGCTATTGCCGCGGCTGGGTTACAACTACAACAAGGGGCGTAACTCGTCCAAGGTCACACAACTGAATGACCGCGGTAACAGCCAGAGTGAAGATCGCAACTACAGCAGCTACGGCTCGACCTTGACCCTGCAACAGCCATTGCTCGACTACGAGGCTTACGCGGCGTACCGCAAAGGCGTGGCGCAATCGCTGTTCGCCGATGAAAACTTCCGGGGCAAGAGCCAGGAACTGCTGGTTCGCGTGCTGGAGAATTACACCAAGGCGTTGTTCGCCCAGGACCAGATCGACATCGCGCGCGCGAAGAAAAAAGCCTTCGAGGAGCAGTTTCAACAGAACGAGCAGATGTTCCGCCAAGGGGAAGGCACGCGTACCGATATCCTCGAAGCCGAGTCCCGTTACGAACTGGCGACCGCCGAAGAAATCGAAGCGCGTGACGAACAGGATGCGGCCCTGCGCGAGTTGGGCGCCCTGATTGGCGTGCCGGCTATCGATATCGGCGACTTGACGCCGCTGGATCAGAACTTCCAGACCTTCACCCTGCAACCGGCCAACTACGACACCTGGCATGAGATGGCAGTGGCCAACAACCCGAACCTGGCCTCCCAGCGGCAGGCGGTGGAAGTGGCGCGCTATGAGGTCGAACGCAACCGCGCCGGGCACCTGCCGAAAGTCAGCGCCTATGCCTCGATGCGTCAGAACGAATCGGAAAGCGGCAACACCTACAACCAGCGCTACGACACCAACACCATCGGCATCGAAGTCAACGTGCCGCTGTATGCCGGTGGCGGGGTTTCGGCCTCGACCCGGCAGGCCAGCCGCACCATGGAACAGGCCGAGTACGAACTGGACGGCAAGACCCGGGAAACCTTGATCCAGCTGCGCCGCCAGTTCAGCGCCTGCCTGTCGGGGGTCAACAAGTTGCGGGCTTATCAGAAAGCACTGACGTCGGCTGAAGCACTGGTGGTCTCGACCAAACAAAGCATTCTGGGCGGCGAACGGGTCAACCTCGACGCATTGAATGCCGAACAACAACTATTTACCACCCGCCGGGATCTGGCGCAGGCACGCTACGACTATCTGATGGCCTGGACCAAATTGCACTACTACGCCGGCACCTTGAACGAACAGGATCTGGCCAAGGTGGATGAGGCGTTCGGCCAGGGCCCG
- a CDS encoding serralysin family metalloprotease, protein MSKVKDNAIDLAEQAFAPLAAASSAYNQIDSFSHQYDRGGNLTVNGKPSFSVDEAATQLLRDGAAYQDKDGSGKIELTYTFLTSASSSTMNKHGITGFSQFNTQQKAQAVLAMQSWADVANVTFTEKSSGGDGHMTFGNYSGGQDGAAAFAYLPGTGAGYDGTSWYLTNSSYTPNKTPDLNNYGRQTLTHEIGHTLGLAHPGDYNAGEGAPTYNDATYGEDTRGYSVMSYWSESNTDQNFSKGGVEAYSSGPLMDDIAAIQKLYGANTTTRTGDTTYGFNSNAGRDFLSASSSSDKVVFSVWDAGGKDTLDFSGFTQNQKINLNEASFSDVGGLVGNVSIAKGVTVENAIGGSGSDLLIGNSVSNELKGGAGNDILFGAGGADKLWGGSGSDTFVFAASSDSRPGAVDQILDFVSGLDKIDLTGITKGAGLHFVNSFTGAAGDAVLTTSGGNSLLSVDFSGHGVADFLVSTVGQAAFSDIVA, encoded by the coding sequence ATGTCGAAAGTAAAAGACAACGCTATTGATCTTGCCGAACAGGCCTTTGCACCATTGGCTGCCGCCAGTTCTGCCTACAACCAGATCGATAGTTTCAGCCATCAGTATGATCGGGGCGGCAATCTCACGGTCAATGGCAAACCCTCCTTCTCCGTCGACGAGGCCGCCACCCAGCTGCTGCGTGACGGCGCTGCCTACCAGGACAAGGACGGCAGCGGCAAAATCGAACTCACCTACACGTTCCTGACCTCGGCGTCGTCGAGCACCATGAACAAGCACGGCATTACCGGGTTCAGCCAGTTCAATACGCAACAGAAAGCCCAGGCCGTGCTTGCCATGCAATCCTGGGCCGACGTGGCCAATGTCACCTTCACCGAGAAGTCCTCCGGCGGTGACGGTCACATGACCTTCGGCAACTACAGCGGTGGTCAGGATGGCGCAGCGGCATTCGCCTATCTGCCTGGCACGGGCGCCGGTTATGACGGTACTTCGTGGTACCTGACCAACAGCAGCTACACGCCGAACAAGACGCCGGACCTGAACAACTACGGCCGTCAGACCCTGACCCACGAAATCGGTCACACCCTGGGCCTGGCGCACCCTGGCGATTACAACGCCGGTGAAGGCGCACCGACTTACAATGACGCGACTTACGGGGAAGACACCCGCGGCTACAGCGTCATGAGCTACTGGAGTGAAAGCAATACCGACCAGAACTTCAGCAAGGGCGGTGTGGAAGCCTATTCCTCCGGCCCGCTGATGGACGATATCGCCGCCATCCAGAAGCTCTACGGCGCCAACACCACCACCCGTACCGGTGATACCACCTACGGCTTCAACTCCAACGCCGGTCGCGATTTCCTGAGCGCGTCTTCGTCGTCGGACAAAGTCGTGTTCTCGGTGTGGGATGCGGGCGGCAAGGACACCCTGGACTTCTCCGGTTTTACCCAAAACCAGAAGATCAACCTCAATGAGGCTTCGTTCTCCGACGTTGGCGGCCTGGTGGGCAACGTGTCCATCGCTAAAGGTGTCACCGTCGAGAACGCGATTGGCGGTTCGGGTAGCGATTTGCTGATCGGCAACAGCGTGTCCAACGAACTGAAGGGCGGTGCCGGCAACGACATCCTCTTCGGCGCGGGCGGTGCGGACAAACTCTGGGGCGGCTCGGGTTCGGACACCTTTGTGTTCGCGGCCAGCAGCGATTCCAGGCCAGGCGCGGTCGACCAGATCCTCGATTTTGTCAGCGGCCTGGACAAGATCGACCTGACCGGCATCACCAAAGGTGCGGGCCTGCATTTCGTGAACTCGTTCACCGGTGCGGCAGGCGATGCAGTGTTGACTACTTCGGGCGGCAACAGCCTGTTGTCGGTGGACTTCTCCGGGCACGGCGTGGCTGATTTCCTGGTCAGCACCGTTGGCCAGGCGGCGTTCTCGGACATCGTGGCCTGA
- a CDS encoding NAD(P)-dependent alcohol dehydrogenase → MSNSTELTTFTGWAATSAGAPLERYSYDPGPLGAEEVEVAVEYCGVCHSDQSMIDNEWGLSHYPFIPGHEVVGSIVRVGAQVRGLEVGQRVGIGWYKGSCMHCSSCIEGSHQLCNTVQPTIVGSNGGFADRLRSHWAWALAIPDGLDPAMAGPLFCAGSTVFNPLVEFDVKPTDRVGVVGIGGLGHLALRFLNAWGCEVTAFTSSLSKQDEARRLGAHNVLASTDSNALKSIAGTLDFLLVTANADLDWPAMLGTLRGKGRLHFVGVVPGAIPVHVFNLLPQQKSVSASPVGSPSNTATMLEFCARHQILPQVEHFPMSRINDAIDHLRSGKARYRVVLDASK, encoded by the coding sequence ATGAGCAACAGTACCGAACTCACTACTTTTACCGGCTGGGCCGCAACATCGGCAGGCGCGCCGCTGGAGCGCTATAGCTACGACCCCGGTCCATTGGGCGCCGAGGAGGTGGAAGTCGCCGTGGAGTATTGCGGCGTCTGCCACTCCGACCAGTCGATGATCGATAACGAATGGGGTCTGAGCCACTACCCGTTTATCCCTGGCCACGAAGTAGTCGGCAGTATCGTGCGAGTGGGCGCACAGGTACGCGGTCTCGAAGTGGGGCAACGGGTGGGCATCGGTTGGTACAAGGGCAGTTGCATGCATTGCTCCTCGTGTATCGAAGGCTCCCACCAGCTATGCAACACAGTCCAACCCACCATCGTCGGCAGCAACGGCGGCTTCGCCGATCGCCTGCGTTCGCACTGGGCCTGGGCGCTTGCGATACCGGACGGACTTGACCCGGCCATGGCCGGACCGCTGTTCTGCGCAGGCTCGACGGTGTTCAACCCGCTCGTGGAATTCGACGTCAAGCCCACTGACCGGGTCGGTGTCGTGGGAATCGGCGGCCTCGGTCATCTGGCACTACGCTTCCTCAACGCATGGGGTTGCGAAGTCACGGCCTTTACCTCGTCGCTGAGCAAGCAGGACGAAGCCAGGCGCCTGGGGGCACACAACGTGCTCGCCTCTACCGACAGCAACGCGCTGAAATCCATTGCCGGCACCCTGGATTTTCTCCTCGTCACCGCCAACGCCGACCTCGACTGGCCGGCCATGCTCGGCACGCTGCGCGGCAAGGGTCGCCTGCACTTTGTCGGTGTCGTGCCTGGCGCTATTCCAGTGCACGTATTCAACCTGCTGCCCCAACAAAAGAGTGTGTCCGCCTCGCCGGTTGGCTCGCCCAGTAACACAGCAACCATGCTGGAGTTCTGCGCCCGGCATCAGATCTTGCCGCAGGTCGAGCACTTTCCCATGAGCCGGATCAACGACGCCATCGATCACCTACGCAGTGGCAAGGCGCGCTACCGCGTCGTGCTGGACGCCAGCAAATGA
- a CDS encoding type I secretion system permease/ATPase: MKMAKSPPTAPLFKALGDYKSILISVGCFTALINVLMLVPSIYMLQVYDRVLSSQNETTLAMLSLMVVGFFAFIGLLETVRSFIVIRIGSQLERRFNLRVYQAAFERNLFKGEGNAGQSLGDLTHIRQFVTGPALFAFFDAPWFPVYLFVIFLFNVWLGVLATAGAVLLIGLACLNEAMTKKPLGEAAGFSQKSSQLATSHLHNAETIQAMGMLGALRKRWFGVHSRFLGLQNQASDTGAVISSLSKTLRLCLQSLVLGLGALLVIKGDMTAGMMIAGSILMGRVLSPIDQLIAVWKQWSGAKLAYRRLDALLQAFPPSDEAMALPAPKGQITFEQVSAGPPGQRAATLHMVNFNLGAGEVLGVLGASGSGKSTLARVLVGVWPTLGGTVRLDGADIHRWNRDDLGPYIGYLPQDIELFSGSIAENIARFREADPQKVVEAAQQAGVHELILRMPQGYDTVLGEDGSGLSGGQKQRVALARALYGHPSLVVLDEPNSNLDTVGEAALAGAIAHMKARGTSVILVTHRSSALAQADKLLVLNEGRLQAFGPSQEVLKALSGAQEQQREKAAQAPGGLSMSRQYQPTTRNSGV; encoded by the coding sequence ATGAAGATGGCGAAGAGCCCGCCCACCGCACCGTTATTCAAGGCACTGGGCGACTATAAGAGCATCTTGATCAGCGTCGGCTGTTTTACCGCATTGATCAACGTGCTGATGTTGGTCCCGTCGATTTATATGCTCCAGGTTTATGACCGGGTGCTGTCGTCGCAAAACGAAACCACACTGGCGATGTTGTCGCTGATGGTGGTCGGATTCTTCGCCTTCATCGGGCTGCTGGAGACCGTGCGCAGTTTCATCGTCATCCGCATCGGCAGCCAACTGGAGCGCCGTTTCAACCTGCGGGTGTATCAGGCCGCTTTTGAGCGCAACCTGTTCAAGGGCGAGGGCAACGCCGGGCAATCCCTGGGCGATTTGACCCATATTCGCCAGTTCGTCACCGGCCCGGCGCTGTTTGCCTTCTTCGATGCGCCGTGGTTTCCGGTCTATCTGTTCGTGATCTTTCTGTTCAATGTCTGGCTCGGCGTATTGGCCACCGCCGGTGCGGTGCTGCTGATCGGGCTGGCCTGCCTCAACGAGGCCATGACCAAAAAACCTTTGGGCGAAGCCGCGGGGTTTTCCCAGAAGTCCAGCCAACTGGCCACCAGTCACCTGCATAACGCCGAAACCATTCAGGCCATGGGCATGCTCGGCGCCTTGCGCAAGCGCTGGTTTGGGGTGCACTCGCGTTTTCTCGGCCTGCAGAATCAGGCCAGCGATACCGGCGCGGTCATCAGCTCCCTGAGCAAAACCCTGCGCCTGTGCCTGCAATCCCTGGTCCTGGGATTGGGCGCCTTGCTGGTGATCAAGGGCGACATGACCGCCGGGATGATGATCGCCGGTTCCATTTTGATGGGCCGGGTGCTGAGCCCCATCGATCAGTTGATCGCTGTGTGGAAACAGTGGAGCGGCGCCAAACTCGCTTACCGCCGCCTCGACGCCTTGCTGCAAGCCTTTCCTCCGAGTGACGAGGCCATGGCGCTGCCGGCACCGAAAGGCCAGATCACGTTCGAGCAAGTCAGCGCCGGCCCGCCGGGGCAGCGGGCAGCGACCTTGCACATGGTCAATTTCAACCTCGGCGCCGGCGAAGTGCTGGGCGTGCTCGGGGCTTCCGGCTCCGGTAAATCGACCCTGGCCCGGGTGCTGGTCGGCGTCTGGCCGACGCTGGGCGGCACGGTGCGCCTCGATGGCGCGGACATTCATCGCTGGAACCGCGACGACCTCGGCCCGTACATCGGTTATCTGCCCCAGGACATCGAATTGTTCAGCGGCAGCATCGCGGAAAACATCGCCCGATTCCGTGAGGCGGATCCGCAAAAGGTCGTCGAGGCCGCGCAGCAGGCTGGCGTCCATGAATTGATCCTGCGCATGCCCCAGGGCTACGACACCGTGCTCGGTGAAGACGGCAGCGGTTTGTCCGGCGGTCAGAAACAAAGGGTAGCCCTGGCTCGCGCGTTGTACGGCCACCCGAGCCTGGTGGTGCTGGATGAACCGAACTCCAACCTCGACACCGTCGGTGAAGCGGCACTGGCCGGCGCCATCGCACACATGAAGGCCCGGGGCACCAGCGTGATTCTGGTTACCCATCGCTCTTCGGCCCTGGCCCAGGCCGACAAACTGCTGGTGCTCAACGAAGGTCGCTTGCAGGCCTTCGGCCCAAGCCAGGAAGTGCTCAAGGCGCTGTCCGGCGCTCAGGAGCAGCAACGTGAAAAAGCCGCACAGGCACCGGGCGGGCTCAGCATGAGCCGGCAGTATCAGCCCACGACCAGGAATTCCGGTGTATGA
- a CDS encoding polyamine ABC transporter substrate-binding protein, producing MIRKTLTLASLALVATLSQAAETVKIYNWSDYIAPDTTKNFQKETGIAFSYDVFDSNETLDGKLMTGTSGYDVVFPSNHFMARQIEGGALKKLDKSQLPNWKKLNPVLLKTLQANDPGNEHGFPYLWGSTGIGYNVAKVKAVLGDNAPVDSWDLIFKPENMAKLQKCGVAILDNGPELLPAALNYLGLPHHSKNPEDYKKAEALLMKVRPYVSYFHSSKYTSDLANGDICVAVGFSGDILQAENRAKEAGNGVDIGYSIPKEGAAIWFDMVAMPADAPDEKAGYAFMNYLLRPDVMAGISNYVHYANGNEQADRLIDPAIKSDIKVYPSAEMMGKLFALEAMPLSIDRVRTRVWNKIRTGS from the coding sequence CGTCGCGACCCTCAGTCAGGCCGCCGAGACTGTGAAAATCTACAACTGGTCGGACTACATCGCCCCGGACACCACAAAAAACTTCCAGAAAGAAACCGGTATCGCCTTCAGTTACGACGTCTTCGACAGCAACGAAACCCTTGATGGCAAGTTGATGACCGGCACATCCGGGTATGACGTGGTATTCCCGTCCAACCATTTCATGGCCCGACAGATTGAGGGCGGGGCCTTGAAGAAACTCGACAAGAGTCAGTTGCCGAACTGGAAAAAACTCAACCCGGTGCTGCTCAAAACGTTGCAGGCCAACGACCCGGGCAACGAGCATGGCTTCCCGTATTTGTGGGGCAGCACCGGCATCGGCTACAACGTGGCCAAGGTCAAGGCTGTGCTGGGCGACAACGCGCCGGTGGATTCTTGGGACCTGATCTTCAAGCCCGAGAACATGGCAAAGCTGCAAAAGTGCGGCGTGGCGATCCTCGACAACGGTCCCGAACTGCTGCCGGCGGCGTTGAATTACCTGGGGCTGCCGCATCACAGCAAGAATCCCGAGGACTATAAAAAGGCCGAAGCGCTGCTGATGAAAGTCCGGCCCTATGTCAGTTATTTCCACTCGTCCAAATACACCAGCGACCTGGCCAACGGCGATATCTGCGTGGCTGTCGGCTTCTCTGGCGACATTCTCCAGGCGGAAAACCGCGCCAAGGAAGCCGGGAATGGTGTGGACATCGGCTATTCGATTCCCAAGGAAGGCGCGGCCATCTGGTTCGACATGGTCGCCATGCCCGCCGACGCCCCGGACGAGAAAGCCGGTTACGCGTTCATGAACTATTTGCTGCGTCCCGACGTCATGGCTGGCATTAGCAACTACGTGCACTATGCCAACGGCAACGAACAGGCCGACCGCCTGATCGATCCGGCGATCAAGAGCGACATCAAGGTGTATCCGAGCGCGGAGATGATGGGCAAATTGTTTGCCCTTGAGGCGATGCCGTTGAGCATTGACCGGGTGCGGACGCGGGTGTGGAACAAGATCAGGACCGGTAGCTGA
- a CDS encoding AprI/Inh family metalloprotease inhibitor, producing MTQNAFTCKTTAWLLATLMMFLGELAMASSLKLADPSELAGEWQAILNTAQDSPESQVLQDKPSNVCTIDLKLNQTLGEGAACLSAWLNTPAIGWFPEPDGIAVTGEEGSKIVFFSRQQEGLYKSTLKSGLIITLTRAAK from the coding sequence ATGACCCAGAACGCTTTTACCTGCAAAACAACCGCGTGGCTGTTAGCGACGCTAATGATGTTTCTTGGAGAATTAGCCATGGCAAGCAGTCTGAAACTAGCCGACCCGTCGGAGCTCGCCGGCGAATGGCAAGCCATTTTAAATACCGCGCAAGACTCGCCCGAGTCCCAGGTGCTCCAGGACAAGCCATCGAATGTCTGCACGATTGACCTTAAATTGAACCAGACCTTGGGCGAAGGTGCTGCCTGCCTCAGCGCCTGGTTGAACACGCCGGCGATTGGCTGGTTCCCGGAACCGGACGGCATTGCGGTGACCGGTGAAGAAGGCTCAAAAATTGTGTTTTTCAGCCGCCAGCAGGAGGGGCTTTATAAAAGTACGTTGAAGTCAGGGCTGATTATTACGCTCACGCGCGCAGCGAAATAA
- a CDS encoding transposase yields the protein MPVCSKAGHLRIGRYSEPGRIYLLTAVVHDRQPIFTDWRLGRLVAQQLHQAQEEHWAEFLTWVVMPDHMHCLVELRDKTLAELMCRIKSRSSLAVNQALGRSGRLWQKGYHDRAVRKEEDVKGLARYVVANPVRAGLVIRVHDYPLWDACWL from the coding sequence ATGCCTGTCTGTTCGAAAGCTGGTCATCTACGCATTGGGCGGTACTCGGAGCCTGGACGCATCTACTTGTTAACAGCTGTGGTTCACGATCGGCAGCCAATTTTTACCGATTGGCGCTTAGGTAGGCTGGTTGCCCAACAATTACATCAGGCTCAGGAGGAGCATTGGGCAGAGTTTTTGACGTGGGTGGTGATGCCAGATCATATGCACTGTTTGGTAGAACTTCGGGATAAAACACTGGCCGAGCTGATGTGCCGAATCAAATCCCGAAGCAGTCTGGCCGTTAATCAGGCGCTAGGGCGAAGCGGACGTTTGTGGCAGAAGGGCTATCATGATCGAGCGGTTCGGAAAGAGGAGGACGTGAAAGGTCTTGCCCGATATGTCGTTGCCAATCCTGTTCGGGCGGGACTGGTGATACGTGTTCATGATTATCCGCTGTGGGATGCGTGTTGGCTGTGA
- a CDS encoding HlyD family type I secretion periplasmic adaptor subunit, producing the protein MSSTRMNNASEATMEHDYIAERPERDARFFARMGWILAIVGAGSFFTWASLAPLDQGIPVQGTVVVSGKRKAVQSMSNGVVSQILVREGQVVKQGQPLFRLDQTQVAADVQSLQAQYRMAWASLARWQSERDNLKQVNFPAELSNDPDPRLALVLEGQRQLFSSRREAFSREQAALRANIEGAGAQLAGMRRARTDLTAQASSLQQQLSNLQPLADNGYIPRNRLMEYQRQLSQVQQQLAENAGESGRVEQGILESRLKLQQHSEEYQKEVRSQLADAQLKSVTLEEQLTSAGFDLQHSEIIATADGIAVNLGVHTVGAVVRQGESLLEIVPQGTSLEVEGHLPINLIDKVGTHLPVDILFTAFNQSRTPRVPGEVSLISADQMVDEKTGAPYYVLRSSVSDQAMEKLNGLVIKPGMPAEMFVRTGERSLLNYLFKPLLDRAGSALTEE; encoded by the coding sequence ATGAGCAGCACACGCATGAACAACGCTAGCGAAGCGACGATGGAACACGATTACATTGCCGAACGCCCCGAGCGCGACGCCCGTTTCTTCGCCCGCATGGGCTGGATTCTGGCGATCGTCGGCGCCGGCAGCTTCTTCACCTGGGCGAGCCTCGCGCCGCTCGATCAAGGCATTCCGGTGCAAGGCACCGTGGTGGTCTCGGGCAAGCGCAAAGCCGTGCAATCGATGAGCAACGGCGTGGTCAGCCAGATTCTGGTGCGCGAAGGTCAAGTGGTGAAACAGGGCCAGCCGCTGTTCCGCCTCGACCAGACCCAGGTCGCGGCCGACGTGCAATCGCTGCAGGCGCAATACCGCATGGCGTGGGCCAGCCTGGCGCGCTGGCAGAGTGAACGGGACAACCTCAAGCAGGTGAATTTCCCCGCTGAACTGAGCAACGATCCCGACCCGCGCCTGGCGCTGGTGCTTGAAGGCCAACGGCAATTGTTCAGCAGCCGCCGCGAAGCGTTTTCTCGTGAACAAGCCGCGTTGCGCGCGAACATCGAAGGCGCCGGCGCGCAACTGGCCGGCATGCGCCGCGCGCGCACCGACCTGACCGCCCAGGCCAGTTCCCTGCAACAACAATTGAGCAATCTTCAGCCTTTGGCGGACAACGGCTACATCCCGCGCAACCGCTTGATGGAATACCAGCGTCAGCTGTCGCAAGTACAGCAACAACTGGCAGAGAACGCCGGCGAAAGCGGCCGGGTGGAGCAAGGCATCCTCGAATCCCGGCTGAAGCTGCAACAGCACAGCGAGGAATACCAGAAGGAAGTGCGCAGCCAACTGGCCGACGCGCAGCTCAAAAGCGTGACCCTGGAAGAGCAACTGACTTCCGCCGGCTTCGACCTGCAACACAGCGAAATCATCGCCACCGCCGACGGCATCGCGGTCAACCTCGGGGTTCACACCGTAGGCGCGGTGGTGCGTCAGGGTGAGTCGCTGCTGGAAATCGTTCCGCAAGGCACCAGCCTTGAAGTGGAAGGGCACTTGCCGATCAATCTGATCGACAAAGTCGGCACGCACTTGCCGGTGGACATTCTGTTCACCGCGTTCAACCAGAGCCGTACCCCGCGAGTGCCGGGCGAAGTCAGCCTGATCTCCGCCGACCAGATGGTCGATGAGAAAACCGGTGCGCCGTATTACGTGCTGCGCAGCAGCGTCAGCGATCAGGCCATGGAAAAACTCAACGGCCTGGTGATCAAGCCCGGCATGCCGGCGGAAATGTTCGTGCGCACCGGTGAACGTTCACTCCTCAACTATTTGTTCAAACCGCTGCTCGACCGGGCAGGCTCCGCGTTGACCGAGGAATAA